Proteins from a single region of Segatella copri:
- a CDS encoding glycoside hydrolase family 2 TIM barrel-domain containing protein: MYRFASPCCELPKDWKGKDVYFHVGSATSNLTLWVNGKYVGYSEDGKADVIVALCDKDGKQIASATGTQGVIKVPKVKAWTAETPYLYKVYISLKNKPGIAEMILQKVGFRNVEIKNAQLLVNGKPVLIKGVNRHEWRWRKPTLM; the protein is encoded by the coding sequence ATGTATCGCTTTGCCTCGCCTTGCTGTGAACTTCCTAAGGACTGGAAGGGCAAGGATGTCTATTTCCATGTAGGTTCGGCTACCAGCAACCTGACCCTTTGGGTGAACGGCAAGTATGTGGGATATAGTGAAGACGGCAAGGCTGATGTGATTGTAGCCTTGTGCGATAAGGATGGCAAGCAAATAGCGTCGGCTACCGGAACTCAGGGTGTAATCAAAGTACCGAAGGTGAAGGCTTGGACTGCTGAGACACCTTATTTATATAAGGTATACATCTCTCTGAAGAATAAGCCGGGGATAGCGGAGATGATTCTGCAGAAGGTGGGCTTCCGCAATGTGGAAATCAAGAACGCCCAGTTGCTGGTGAACGGCAAGCCTGTACTGATTAAGGGTGTCAACCGGCATGAGTGGAGGTGGAGGAAACCAACTCTTATGTGA
- a CDS encoding family 20 glycosylhydrolase yields MTKFNRLLGSFVACAAMLGGISSPASAANINIIPIPVKTQVQKGEFVLPQKVVIAYQTAEGRNIAQYMADKLKASTGYEVTVGGKKGNISIQISPSLKIAEEGYRLTVTAKGVVIKAKTAKGAFYGMQSFMQLLPAQIESATRVDGVKWVAQCCDIQDAPRFGYRGFHLDPCRHFISVENVKKQLDLMSMFKVNTMHFHLTEDQGWRIEIKKYPKLTSVGSIRTEGDGSLYGGFYTQEQIKEIVDYAAKRYITVIPEIDLPGHMMAAISAYPYLSCKGEQWSVRTVWGVEDIVMCPGKEDMFRFLDDIFSEIVPLFPGKYFHIGGDECPKTSWKNCPACQKRIQTEGLQAEGKHSAEERLQSYVIKRIEKMLEKRGRKIIGWDEILEGGLSENATVMSWRGTEGGIEAAMQKHDVIMTPGSEGMYLDWYQGDSKVEPVTIPSPPRYLASTYNYNPVPDTIKALGLAHHILGVQCNNWSEYMYSNAKMEYMMYPRAIALSEIAWSPVNRKNFKDFCRRLDANCVRLDERHIRYHIPLPEQPFGSCDKVVITGDTAVTFTTSRPMKMVYTLDGSTPTPSSAAYAEPIRVSGNTIIKIATILPSGKMSRIRTVDVEKQTYAPAVKVEGAKPGLQMKRIKGNYLKVDQLEWADAAWECANIEGLEQMKIQQKDDAATLRGANNYAAIAEGYINIPEDGVYYLSSRLEQVWIDNKLMISNEGDVKAGTNHDTSVALAKGLHPFKVVFLSNIVGGWPSWWSSLGIEMRKDSEQKFTPVDNSMFFRK; encoded by the coding sequence ATGACAAAGTTCAATCGTTTATTAGGCTCGTTTGTAGCCTGTGCAGCGATGCTGGGTGGTATCTCCTCTCCGGCATCTGCTGCCAATATTAATATTATCCCGATACCGGTGAAGACTCAGGTACAGAAAGGTGAGTTCGTATTGCCACAGAAGGTGGTAATCGCTTACCAGACAGCTGAAGGCAGAAATATCGCCCAGTACATGGCAGACAAACTGAAGGCTTCTACAGGTTATGAGGTAACGGTAGGTGGAAAGAAGGGGAATATCTCTATACAGATTTCTCCTTCGCTGAAAATTGCTGAGGAAGGTTATCGCCTTACCGTAACCGCCAAGGGGGTTGTTATCAAGGCGAAGACCGCCAAGGGCGCCTTCTACGGTATGCAGAGTTTCATGCAGTTACTCCCTGCCCAGATAGAGAGCGCAACCCGGGTGGATGGGGTGAAATGGGTAGCACAATGCTGTGATATCCAGGATGCTCCACGCTTCGGCTACCGTGGATTCCATCTTGATCCATGCCGCCATTTCATTTCTGTCGAGAATGTGAAGAAGCAACTGGACCTGATGTCTATGTTCAAGGTGAACACCATGCACTTCCATCTGACGGAAGACCAGGGCTGGCGTATCGAAATCAAGAAATATCCTAAACTTACTTCTGTGGGCAGTATCCGTACCGAGGGCGATGGCTCTCTTTATGGCGGTTTCTATACCCAGGAGCAGATTAAGGAAATAGTGGATTATGCTGCCAAGCGCTATATTACCGTGATTCCGGAAATCGACCTTCCTGGTCACATGATGGCAGCTATCTCTGCTTATCCTTATCTTTCATGCAAAGGTGAGCAGTGGTCGGTGAGAACAGTTTGGGGTGTAGAGGATATCGTGATGTGTCCGGGCAAGGAAGATATGTTCCGCTTCCTGGATGACATCTTTAGTGAGATTGTTCCTCTCTTCCCAGGTAAGTACTTCCATATCGGTGGCGACGAGTGTCCGAAGACGAGTTGGAAAAACTGCCCTGCCTGTCAGAAGCGTATTCAGACTGAGGGCTTGCAGGCAGAAGGAAAGCATTCGGCTGAGGAAAGACTGCAGAGCTACGTTATCAAGCGCATAGAGAAAATGCTGGAGAAGCGTGGCAGAAAGATTATCGGATGGGACGAGATTCTGGAAGGCGGATTGAGTGAGAATGCTACCGTGATGTCATGGCGTGGAACGGAAGGAGGTATCGAGGCTGCCATGCAGAAGCATGATGTCATCATGACGCCGGGCAGCGAAGGTATGTATCTCGACTGGTATCAGGGCGACAGCAAGGTGGAGCCTGTAACCATTCCTAGTCCTCCTAGATATCTGGCTTCTACCTATAATTATAATCCGGTACCTGATACCATCAAGGCGTTGGGACTGGCTCATCATATCTTGGGCGTTCAGTGTAACAACTGGTCGGAATATATGTATTCCAATGCCAAGATGGAGTATATGATGTATCCTCGTGCCATTGCTCTCTCTGAGATTGCATGGTCGCCAGTGAACAGGAAAAACTTCAAGGATTTCTGCCGCCGACTGGATGCAAATTGTGTTCGTCTGGACGAGCGTCATATCCGTTATCATATCCCATTACCTGAGCAGCCTTTCGGGTCTTGCGATAAGGTAGTTATTACTGGGGATACTGCGGTAACCTTTACCACCTCGCGTCCTATGAAGATGGTTTATACATTGGATGGAAGTACACCAACTCCTTCTTCTGCGGCTTATGCAGAGCCTATCAGGGTGAGTGGAAACACCATCATCAAGATAGCAACCATATTGCCTTCAGGCAAGATGAGCCGTATCAGAACCGTTGATGTTGAGAAGCAAACTTATGCTCCTGCTGTTAAGGTGGAGGGCGCAAAACCTGGGTTGCAGATGAAGCGCATTAAGGGCAACTATCTGAAGGTTGACCAGCTGGAATGGGCTGATGCTGCCTGGGAGTGTGCAAACATCGAGGGCTTGGAGCAGATGAAGATTCAGCAGAAGGATGATGCTGCTACCTTGCGCGGTGCCAATAATTATGCTGCCATCGCTGAGGGCTACATCAATATTCCGGAGGATGGTGTCTATTATCTCTCTTCCCGTCTGGAGCAGGTTTGGATTGATAACAAACTAATGATCAGCAACGAGGGGGATGTGAAGGCTGGTACCAATCATGATACTTCTGTAGCATTGGCTAAGGGATTGCATCCTTTCAAGGTGGTTTTCCTCAGCAATATCGTTGGCGGCTGGCCTTCATGGTGGAGCAGTCTCGGCATTGAAATGCGCAAGGACAGCGAGCAGAAGTTTACACCAGTAGATAACTCTATGTTTTTCAGAAAATAA
- a CDS encoding beta-galactosidase small subunit, with the protein MVLTALFDMPEGKAQLMLRYDISAAGEGNVTQKMTTDREVRVADLFGFGLQLQMPATFSKLEYYGRGPEENCVDRHSSAFIGKYESDVKDEYYPYIRPQESGNHTDIRYFSIFNPTTGKGIIFEGYEPMECSAIPYLVEDLDSGIEKTHAWGQHNGDLVDKGLVQLHIQKCQYPLGCIDS; encoded by the coding sequence ATGGTGCTGACAGCTCTCTTCGATATGCCTGAAGGGAAAGCTCAGCTGATGCTCCGCTATGACATCAGTGCTGCAGGCGAGGGGAATGTTACCCAGAAGATGACTACCGACAGGGAGGTTCGGGTTGCCGATCTGTTCGGATTCGGTCTGCAGTTGCAGATGCCTGCTACTTTCTCTAAGCTCGAGTATTATGGTAGAGGTCCTGAAGAGAACTGCGTAGATCGTCATTCTTCTGCTTTTATCGGCAAGTACGAGTCTGACGTGAAGGATGAATATTATCCATATATCCGTCCGCAGGAGAGTGGTAACCATACCGATATCCGCTATTTCTCTATCTTTAATCCAACCACCGGCAAGGGGATTATCTTCGAGGGGTATGAACCTATGGAGTGCAGTGCCATTCCTTATCTGGTAGAGGATTTGGATTCTGGTATCGAGAAGACGCATGCATGGGGACAACACAATGGTGATCTGGTGGATAAGGGACTCGTGCAGTTGCATATCCAGAAATGCCAGTATCCATTGGGCTGCATCGACAGTTAG
- the asnB gene encoding asparagine synthase B has translation MCGIVSIFNIQEQTPELRQQALRMSQKIRHRGPDWSGIYCGGSAILAHERLSIVDPESGRQPLFAPDKKQVLAVNGEIYNHQDIRAHFAGKYQYQTGSDCEVILSLYREMREDANFDTLIYKGEDALHARITKMLEELNGIFAFALYDAEREEFLIARDPIGVIPLYIGYDKDGKVLVASELKALEGQCDHYEPFLPGHYYYSKNPGMKRYYTRDWFEYAAMQKKYQIDDKKKAEAQLKDAEPQEEAAVKEIHDALETSVKRQLMSDVPYGVLLSGGLDSSVISAVAEKYSSTRVENGGETKAYWPRLHSFAVGLKGAPDLAKARLVAEHIGTVHHEINYTIQEGLDAIRDVIYFIETYDVTTVRASTPMYLLARVIRSMGIKMVLSGEGADEVFGGYLYFHKAPDAKAFHEETVRKLGKLYLYDCLRANKSLAAWGIEGRVPFLDKEFLDVAMGMNPVLKMCPDKTIEKKVVREAFADLLPEEVAWRQKEQFSDGVGYSWIDTLKQITASAVSDEQMAHAAERFPINPPQNKEEYYYRSIFAEHFPSDSAAKSVPSIPSVACSTAEALAWDASFKNQNDPSGRAVAGVHEQAYK, from the coding sequence ATGTGTGGAATCGTATCTATCTTCAATATTCAGGAGCAGACTCCTGAATTGAGACAGCAAGCGCTTCGCATGAGCCAGAAGATCCGCCATCGCGGACCCGACTGGAGCGGCATCTATTGTGGTGGTTCCGCTATTCTGGCACATGAGCGTCTGAGCATCGTTGACCCAGAAAGTGGTCGCCAACCTTTGTTTGCACCAGATAAGAAACAGGTGCTTGCCGTAAACGGTGAGATTTACAATCATCAGGACATCCGTGCCCACTTTGCCGGTAAATACCAGTATCAGACGGGTTCCGACTGCGAGGTGATTCTTTCTCTCTATCGTGAGATGCGAGAAGATGCCAACTTTGATACCTTAATATATAAAGGTGAGGATGCACTCCACGCCCGTATCACCAAGATGCTCGAAGAGCTGAACGGTATCTTTGCCTTCGCTCTTTACGATGCCGAGCGTGAAGAGTTCCTCATTGCCCGCGACCCTATCGGCGTAATTCCTCTTTATATTGGTTATGATAAGGATGGAAAAGTGCTGGTAGCAAGTGAGTTGAAGGCTCTGGAAGGTCAGTGCGACCACTACGAGCCATTCCTCCCGGGTCATTATTATTACAGCAAGAACCCTGGCATGAAGCGCTACTACACCCGCGACTGGTTTGAGTATGCTGCCATGCAGAAGAAATATCAGATTGATGATAAGAAGAAGGCTGAAGCCCAGCTGAAGGATGCGGAACCTCAGGAAGAGGCTGCCGTGAAGGAGATTCACGATGCCCTGGAGACTTCTGTAAAGCGCCAGCTGATGAGCGATGTTCCTTACGGCGTATTGCTGAGTGGCGGTCTTGATTCATCTGTCATCTCTGCTGTAGCCGAGAAATATTCTTCTACCCGTGTGGAGAACGGTGGCGAGACCAAGGCATACTGGCCACGTCTGCACTCCTTCGCTGTGGGTTTGAAGGGTGCGCCTGATTTGGCAAAGGCACGACTGGTGGCCGAGCACATCGGAACCGTGCATCACGAAATCAACTACACCATCCAGGAAGGCTTGGATGCCATCCGTGATGTCATCTACTTCATCGAGACCTACGATGTTACCACCGTGCGTGCATCTACCCCGATGTATCTGCTGGCGAGAGTAATCCGCAGCATGGGTATCAAGATGGTGCTTTCGGGCGAGGGTGCCGACGAGGTATTCGGAGGTTATCTCTACTTCCACAAGGCACCTGATGCCAAGGCTTTCCATGAGGAAACCGTGCGCAAGCTGGGCAAGCTCTATCTCTACGATTGCCTGAGAGCCAACAAGAGTCTGGCTGCATGGGGCATCGAGGGCCGTGTGCCTTTCCTCGACAAGGAGTTCCTGGATGTAGCCATGGGCATGAACCCTGTGCTGAAGATGTGTCCGGATAAGACCATCGAGAAAAAGGTGGTTCGTGAGGCATTCGCCGATCTGCTTCCTGAGGAAGTGGCATGGCGCCAGAAGGAGCAGTTCTCCGATGGTGTGGGCTATTCATGGATTGACACCTTGAAGCAGATTACGGCATCTGCCGTAAGCGATGAGCAGATGGCGCATGCTGCCGAGCGATTCCCTATCAATCCTCCACAGAACAAGGAGGAGTACTATTATCGCTCTATCTTCGCCGAGCATTTCCCAAGCGACAGTGCTGCCAAGAGCGTGCCTAGCATTCCTAGCGTGGCTTGCTCTACAGCCGAAGCCCTTGCCTGGGATGCCTCATTCAAGAACCAGAACGACCCTAGTGGCAGAGCCGTGGCGGGTGTTCATGAACAGGCGTATAAATAG
- a CDS encoding P-II family nitrogen regulator, translated as MKKIEAIIRKTKFEDVKEALLAADIEWFSYYDVRGEGKMRQARIYRGVMYDTSSIERVLLNIVVRDKNVEKTINAIQKAARTGEIGDGRIFVIPVEDTVRIRTGERGDIALYNAEQEK; from the coding sequence ATGAAAAAGATTGAAGCAATCATCCGTAAGACTAAGTTTGAGGATGTAAAAGAAGCTTTGCTTGCCGCCGACATCGAGTGGTTTTCTTACTACGATGTAAGAGGAGAGGGTAAGATGAGACAGGCTCGAATCTATCGTGGTGTCATGTATGATACCAGCAGTATTGAGCGAGTGTTGCTGAATATTGTCGTGCGCGACAAGAACGTAGAGAAAACGATTAATGCCATCCAGAAGGCTGCCCGTACAGGCGAGATTGGTGATGGGCGAATCTTTGTAATTCCTGTAGAGGATACCGTAAGAATCCGTACAGGTGAAAGAGGCGACATCGCTCTCTATAATGCTGAGCAGGAGAAATAG
- a CDS encoding glucosamine-6-phosphate deaminase translates to MRLNLSSQIVLNKVPVEFYKPKTTVEYSEISRMEKIHTDIFASMAEGASHVADKIEAGIKAAQQEGKFYVMALGAGSSLYSVYDDLVRRYNEKTLSFRNVVVFNAYEYYPLQKDSSLRTINQLKERFLNHVDVAEQNIFTLDGFVAQDAVQDSCRLYEQRIKTFGGLDVALIGIGRSGNIAANEPGSGIQSMTRIILIGNTSREEMENSEQTKETIPPCSLTMGIATLLSAKSIYLTAWGEEKAEIMQKVVENSITDTLPASFLQTHPNAHVVIDLGAAHHLTRIEHPWLVTSCQWSDKLVRSALVWLCQKLGKPILKLTNKDYNENGLSELLALYGSAYNANIKIFNDLQHTITGWPGGKPNADDTYRPERATPFPKKVIVFSPHPDDDVISMGGTIRRLVQQNHDVHIAYETSGNIAVGDEEVTRFMHFINGFNQLFADSKDSIISNKYKEIKTFFAKKKESDFDTRDILTIKGLIRRGEARTACTYNDIPLDHVYFLDLPFYESGKIEKLPMTEKDVEIVRALLQKVQPHQIYVAGDLADPHGTHKKCTDAVLAAIDEEKKAGAEWLKDCRIWMYRGAWAEWEIENIEMCVPLSPEELRAKRNSILKHQSQMESAPFLGNDERLFWQRAEDRNRATASLYDQLGLACYEAMEAFVEYKPL, encoded by the coding sequence ATGAGACTCAATCTTAGTTCGCAAATCGTACTCAATAAAGTACCTGTAGAGTTCTACAAGCCAAAGACGACTGTAGAATACTCTGAAATCTCCAGAATGGAGAAGATTCATACAGATATCTTTGCCTCTATGGCAGAAGGTGCCAGTCATGTAGCTGATAAAATAGAAGCTGGTATCAAGGCGGCACAGCAGGAAGGCAAATTCTATGTGATGGCGCTGGGTGCCGGTTCTTCTCTCTATTCTGTATACGATGACCTCGTTCGCCGTTACAACGAGAAGACCCTGAGCTTCCGCAATGTTGTTGTATTCAATGCATACGAATATTATCCGCTCCAGAAGGACAGCTCTCTCCGTACCATCAACCAGTTGAAGGAGCGTTTCCTCAATCATGTGGATGTGGCTGAGCAGAACATCTTTACACTGGATGGTTTTGTGGCACAGGATGCCGTACAGGACAGTTGCCGTCTTTATGAGCAGCGTATCAAGACCTTTGGCGGTCTCGATGTAGCCCTCATAGGTATAGGCCGTTCGGGTAATATTGCAGCCAACGAGCCAGGTTCGGGCATCCAGTCGATGACCCGTATCATCCTCATCGGCAATACCTCTCGCGAAGAGATGGAGAACAGTGAGCAGACCAAGGAAACCATTCCTCCATGTTCGCTCACCATGGGTATCGCTACCTTACTCTCAGCCAAGAGCATCTATCTGACAGCCTGGGGCGAAGAGAAGGCAGAGATTATGCAGAAGGTGGTGGAGAACTCTATCACAGATACCCTGCCGGCATCATTCCTTCAGACTCATCCGAATGCTCATGTTGTCATCGACCTAGGTGCAGCTCACCATCTGACGCGTATCGAGCATCCATGGCTCGTAACTTCATGCCAGTGGAGTGATAAACTGGTGCGTTCTGCACTGGTATGGCTCTGCCAGAAACTCGGTAAGCCTATCCTGAAGTTGACCAATAAGGATTATAATGAGAACGGACTGAGTGAACTTCTGGCTCTCTATGGCTCAGCCTATAATGCCAATATCAAGATTTTCAATGATTTGCAGCATACCATTACCGGATGGCCAGGTGGTAAGCCGAATGCCGATGATACCTATCGTCCGGAGCGTGCAACACCATTCCCTAAGAAGGTTATCGTGTTCTCTCCACACCCAGATGATGATGTTATCTCAATGGGAGGAACCATCCGGCGACTGGTACAGCAGAACCACGATGTGCATATAGCTTACGAAACATCAGGAAACATTGCTGTGGGTGATGAGGAAGTAACAAGATTCATGCACTTTATCAATGGTTTCAACCAGCTTTTTGCAGACTCAAAAGACAGCATCATCTCTAATAAATATAAGGAAATCAAGACCTTCTTTGCCAAGAAGAAGGAGAGTGACTTCGATACAAGAGATATCCTGACCATCAAGGGACTGATTCGCCGTGGTGAGGCTCGTACCGCTTGTACCTATAATGATATTCCGCTTGACCATGTCTACTTCCTCGACCTGCCATTCTATGAGAGCGGCAAGATAGAGAAGTTGCCTATGACCGAGAAGGATGTAGAGATAGTGAGAGCTCTGTTGCAGAAGGTGCAGCCGCATCAGATTTATGTAGCCGGCGACCTTGCTGACCCTCATGGAACCCACAAGAAGTGTACCGATGCCGTTCTGGCAGCTATCGACGAAGAGAAGAAAGCGGGTGCAGAATGGTTGAAGGACTGTCGCATCTGGATGTATCGTGGTGCCTGGGCAGAATGGGAGATTGAGAATATCGAAATGTGTGTTCCATTGAGCCCTGAGGAGTTGCGGGCAAAGCGTAACTCTATTCTCAAGCATCAGTCGCAGATGGAGAGTGCTCCTTTCTTGGGTAATGATGAGCGCCTGTTCTGGCAGAGAGCCGAGGACCGTAACCGTGCTACAGCATCGCTCTACGACCAGTTGGGTCTGGCATGCTATGAGGCCATGGAGGCTTTCGTGGAGTACAAGCCATTGTAA
- a CDS encoding ammonium transporter encodes MSVQDLGISVDTVWMLLAAMLVFFMQPGFALCEAGFTRSKNTANILFKNFVDFMIGSVLFWFVGFGFMFGSDGAGFIGMPNFGDLSFYTNAAGLPTEGFLMFETVFCATSATIVSGAMAERTKFSMYCVYSFFISLIIYPVEGHWTWGGGWLCNSEAGSFMMNTFGAAFHDFAGSAIVHSVGGVLALVGAICLGPRLGKYRNGKSTAIPGHNLMAAALGVFILWFGWFGFNPGSQLAASGEVNRVAISHVFLTTNLAAVCGGLGTMFTSWIKYGKPSFSLTLNGILAGLVAITAGCDLVSPLGSAIIGLLAGIILVFSIEFIDTKLHIDDPVGASSVHGVCGIFGTLMTGLFALDGGAFYGGGFGFFGAQCFGILCIDLWAAVTGIILFWGIKKICGLRVDKRIEEEGLDIYEHGESCYN; translated from the coding sequence ATGAGTGTACAGGATTTAGGAATTTCAGTAGATACCGTATGGATGCTCTTGGCAGCCATGTTGGTCTTTTTCATGCAGCCGGGATTTGCCCTCTGCGAGGCGGGCTTTACCCGTAGTAAAAACACCGCGAATATCTTGTTTAAGAACTTTGTCGATTTTATGATCGGTTCCGTTCTCTTCTGGTTCGTAGGTTTCGGATTTATGTTTGGTAGTGATGGCGCCGGTTTCATCGGTATGCCTAACTTCGGTGATTTGTCTTTCTATACAAATGCAGCCGGTCTTCCTACTGAAGGCTTCCTGATGTTTGAAACCGTATTCTGCGCTACTAGTGCTACCATCGTTTCAGGTGCTATGGCAGAACGTACCAAGTTCTCCATGTACTGCGTTTACTCATTCTTCATTTCATTGATTATCTACCCTGTAGAGGGCCACTGGACATGGGGTGGCGGTTGGCTTTGCAACAGCGAGGCAGGTTCGTTCATGATGAACACCTTCGGTGCAGCCTTCCATGATTTCGCAGGTTCTGCCATCGTACATAGTGTTGGTGGTGTACTTGCCTTGGTGGGTGCTATCTGCTTAGGTCCTCGTCTTGGTAAGTATCGCAATGGTAAGAGTACTGCTATCCCAGGTCACAATCTGATGGCTGCTGCCCTTGGTGTATTCATCCTCTGGTTCGGATGGTTCGGATTCAACCCTGGTTCTCAGCTCGCTGCTTCTGGTGAGGTTAACCGTGTTGCTATCAGTCACGTATTCCTGACAACCAACTTGGCTGCAGTCTGCGGTGGTTTGGGTACTATGTTCACATCTTGGATCAAGTATGGCAAGCCATCATTCTCATTGACATTGAATGGTATCTTGGCTGGTTTGGTAGCCATTACTGCTGGTTGCGATTTGGTTAGTCCATTGGGTTCTGCCATCATCGGTCTCTTGGCAGGTATCATCTTGGTATTCTCTATCGAGTTCATTGATACAAAGCTTCATATTGATGACCCTGTAGGTGCAAGTTCAGTACATGGTGTATGCGGTATCTTCGGTACCTTGATGACCGGTCTCTTCGCCCTTGATGGTGGCGCCTTTTATGGTGGTGGCTTCGGTTTCTTTGGTGCTCAGTGCTTCGGTATTCTCTGTATCGACCTTTGGGCAGCCGTAACAGGTATTATCCTCTTCTGGGGTATCAAGAAAATCTGTGGTCTCCGTGTTGACAAGAGAATCGAGGAAGAAGGTCTCGATATCTACGAGCATGGTGAAAGTTGCTACAACTAA